Proteins encoded together in one Cydia splendana unplaced genomic scaffold, ilCydSple1.2 scaffold_10_ctg1A, whole genome shotgun sequence window:
- the LOC134805426 gene encoding uncharacterized protein LOC134805426: protein MALYGAPIWAESLNARNVALLRRPQRVIATRAIRAYRTVSFEAAALLAGSPPWDLEAGVLAAVYWQVAEERAAGNRPLPEEIKLWREEAKDDLLRRWDERLEAPSASREVVGAVRPVLRDWLKRDFGPMTYHLTQVLTGHGCFGRYLWRVARREDTAVCKHCDRGEEDTAHHTRAVCPAWDEPRSEMAAVLGADLSLPAIASAMVRNRGTWEAVVAFCDAVMSLKEAAEREREDDPLSLPISQWQKPQ from the coding sequence ATGGCACTCTATGGGGCCCCAATATGGGCAGAATCCCTGAACGCTCGGAACGTGGCCCTGTTGCGCAGACCCCAACGGGTTATAGCCACAAGAGCGATACGAGCGTACAGGACGGTCTCCTTTGAGGCGGCGGCGTTGCTGGCCGGCAGCCCACCATGGGACCTGGAGGCTGGGGTCCTGGCGGCGGTATATTGGCAAGTTGCGGAAGAGCGGGCGGCGGGAAATCGTCCACTTCCGGAGGAGATCAAGCTTTGGAGGGAGGAGGCCAAGGATGACCTTCTCCGGAGGTGGGATGAAAGGCTAGAAGCCCCGAGCGCAAGCCGCGAGGTGGTGGGCGCAGTACGCCCAGTCCTTAGGGACTGGTTGAAGCGCGACTTCGGGCCAATGACGTACCACTTGACACAGGTACTTACTGGGCACGGTTGTTTTGGTAGGTACCTGTGGCGAGTGGCACGACGAGAGGACACAGCGGTGTGCAAGCACTGTGACAGAGGTGAGGAGGACACGGCGCATCACACCCGCGCCGTATGCCCTGCGTGGGATGAACCGAGATCGGAGATGGCTGCGGTTCTTGGAGCAGACCTATCGCTGCCGGCAATAGCCAGTGCGATGGTCCGTAACAGAGGCACCTGGGAGGCGGTCGTCGCGTTCTGCGACGCTGTCATGTCCCTAAAGGAGGCGGCGGAGAGAGAGCGAGAGGACGATCCCCTCTCGCTCCCTATCAGTCAGTGGCAAAAGCCGCAATAG
- the LOC134805433 gene encoding uncharacterized protein LOC134805433 → MRRGKSPGHDGLSIEHLQHAGVHLPRVLSMLFNLCIRHSYLPASLMRTLVVPIVKNKTGDVSDRNNYRPISLATVIAKVLDGLLNKQLDRYLHLHDAQFGFRAGLSTESAIFTLKETVKYYTQRQTPVYGCFMDLSKAFDMVSYRILWGKLRATGMPKELVDLFSYWYERQENCVKWAGAVSDRYRLECGVRQGGLTSPKLFCLYVDELIAGLSNTYAGCSIDGQMVNNISYADDMVLLSPSVSALRDLLRKCETYADSHGLKYNCLKTQVMVFTVRGRSLDYVPPIKLHEKELEKVDRFKYLGHIITSDLKDDSDIERERRALAVRGNMLARRFAHCTGEVKRTLFKSFCQSFYTSGLWVSYTQRALNALRVLYNNMFRVLMGLPRFCSASGMFADAHVEDFHAVMRKKIVSIRSRIQGSPNSILNMLADRPDSLLQRHWMSALINPHIGDVYYIN, encoded by the coding sequence atgaGGCGTGGGAAGTCACCGGGGCACGACGGGCTTAGCATCGAGCATCTTCAACATGCTGGCGTACATCTCCCACGAGTTCTCAGTATGCTTTTCAACCTCTGCATCCGGCATAGTTATTTGCCTGCGAGTCTCATGCGTACACTGGTGGTGCccattgttaaaaacaaaaccGGGGACGTATCCGATAGGAATAACTATAGACCCATATCGCTGGCTACAGTAATAGCAAAGGTGCTTGACGGTCTTCTTAATAAGCAGCTCGACAGGTATTTGCATTTACATGATGCTCAGTTCGGGTTTCGAGCCGGTCTCTCGACGGAGAGCGCCATCTTCACCTTAAAGGAGACCGTCAAGTACTATACTCAAAGACAGACACCAGTTTATGGATGCTTTATGGACTTATCCAAAGCCTTCGACATGGTTTCCTATCGGATACTGTGGGGAAAGTTGCGGGCCACTGGCATGCCTAAAGAGCTGGTTGACTTGTTCAGTTACTGGTATGAGCGGCAGGAGAATTGTGTAAAGTGGGCGGGAGCGGTGTCCGACAGATACAGACTGGAATGCGGAGTGAGGCAGGGGGGGCTAACCTCGCCTAAGCTTTTTTGTCTGTATGTCGACGAGCTGATTGCCGGACTCAGCAACACGTATGCGGGATGTTCTATAGATGGCCAAATGGTCAATAACATTAGTTACGCGGATGATATGGTGTTGCTGAGTCCGTCAGTCAGTGCACTTAGAGACCTGCTGCGCAAGTGCGAAACCTATGCCGATTCACATGGACTGAAGTATAACTGTCTCAAAACTCAGGTTATGGTTTTCACAGTGCGGGGCAGGTCTTTAGACTATGTGCCGCCCATCAAATTGCATGAAAAAGAGCTGGAGAAGGTTGACCGGTTCAAATATCTAGGTCACATTATCACGAGTGACCTAAAGGACGACAGTGATATAGAGAGGGAGCGTAGGGCGTTGGCTGTTCGGGGGAATATGCTGGCTCGCAGGTTCGCGCATTGTACAGGGGAAGTAAAAAGAACCTTGTTCAAGTCCTTCTGTCAATCGTTTTACACCAGCGGCCTGTGGGTTAGTTACACTCAGAGAGCACTCAACGCCTTACGAGTCCTCTATAATAACATGTTTAGGGTCCTGATGGGACTCCCTAGATTCTGCAGCGCATCTGGAATGTTCGCTGACGCCCACGTAGAGGACTTCCACGCCGTAATGCGCAAAAAAATAGTGTCTATTAGAAGCAGAATCCAGGGTAGTCCCAACAGCATTCTAAATATGTTAGCGGATAGGCCAGACAGTCTTTTGCAAAGACACTGGATGTCCGCACTAATAAACCCCCATATTGGGGATGTTTATTATATAAACTAA